Proteins encoded together in one Oncorhynchus masou masou isolate Uvic2021 chromosome 3, UVic_Omas_1.1, whole genome shotgun sequence window:
- the olfml2bb gene encoding olfactomedin-like protein 2B isoform X2, giving the protein MMMSRLQLLLLLWCAIDLTWAPVASSDVMENSLTDVHDGIKEQLEQTEGPLLDDEMDNQENVLTQLLGDYDKVKTLSEGSDCRCKCIVRPLSRSACRRIEEGAAKAEDFYTVETVTSGPNCKKCACIAPPSALNPCEGDYRFKKLQEAGKDDIKLSTIMELLEGAFYGMDLLKLHSVTTKLLRRVDNIETTFSRNHTEKEKVSVRSRSSEENEREKERRAQQRMEKRKRLTELEPSLQKDTAAAYTNTEKKYEERYVGAKGQGATRPMLKRSQPEDREEPQWPLKGKVGPNGMVIRGVTFYKANTVDDGAAEELTEEALSGDGSMDLLIDDQLLRPTQPRPVAGPPTSASQDRKGNPEDQATDTPKTATSPQRNPITSAPGATGTPSTTVSIPTTTTIQTNTNTPVATTTTTIQPATTTTTTQPATTRKLETLSVLTTSPTTALQNVNSTTAPTSKVTSVPRPKHHISWTEGHSEVPSATPKVPGLCKDTLATISDPVTHNTYGRKEGAWMKDPKGNGNLIYVTNYYYGNNLLEFRDMDTFKKGRFTNSYKLPYNWIGTGHVVYNGAFYYNRAFSRDIIKFDLRLRYVAAWTTLHDAVFEEEEDSSWRWRGHSDIDFGVDESGLWLVYPALDEEGFHQEVIMLNRVNPADLSLQSTFRTGLRRHFYGNSFVICGVLYAVDNYERIHANISYAFDTHTHTQMIPRLPFTNNYTYTTQIDYNPKDKKLYAWDNGHQVTYDVIFAY; this is encoded by the exons ATGATGATGTCTAGGTTGCAGCTATTGCTCCTGTTGTGGTGCGCCATCGACCTCACTTGGGCACCAGTCGCATCCAGCGATGTGATGGAGAACTCTTTGACAGATGTCCATGATGGAATTAAAGAGCAACTAGAACAGACCGAGGGACCACTTCTGGATGATGAGATGGACAACCAGGAGAACGTTTTAACTCAG CTGCTGGGGgattatgacaaagtgaaaacgctGTCCGAAGGCTCTGACTGTCGCTGTAAATGTATTGTCAGACCCCTGAGCAGAAGTGCCTGCAGGCGGATAGAGGAGGGTGCAGCAAAGGCCGAGGACTTTTACACCGTGGAGACTGTGACATCGGGGCCTAACTGTAAAAAGTGTGCGTGTATAGCCCCGCCCTCTGCTCTGAATCCCTGCGAGGGAGATTACAGGTTCAAGAAGCTGCAGGAGGCGGGGAAAGATGACATCAAG CTCTCAACAATAATGGAGTTGCTGGAGGGAGCGTTTTACGGGATGGATCTGTTAAAGTTACACTCAGTTACAACTAAACTTCTCAGGAGGGTTGACAATATAGAAACG ACCTTTTCTCGTAACCACACGGAGAAGGAGAAAGTGAGTGTAAGGAGCCGCTCTagtgaggagaatgagagagaaaaggagagaagagcACAGCAGAGGATGGAAAAGAGAAAACGTCTAACTGAGCTGGAGCCGTCCCTGCAGAAGGATACGGCTGCAGCCTATACTAACACAGAG AAGAAGTATGAGGAGCGCTACGTGGGGGCCAAGGGCCAGGGGGCCACCAGGCCCATGCTGAAGAGGAGCCAgccagaggacagggaggagccCCAGTGGCCCCTGAAAGGCAAGGTGGGGCCCAACGGCATGGTCATCAGAGGGGTGACCTTCTACAAGGCCAACACAGTGGACGATGGAGCCGCTGAAGAGCTCA CAGAGGAAGCCCTGAGCGGTGATGGTTCCATGGACCTGCTCATCGATGACCAGCTACTGAGACCCACCCAGCCCAGGCCTGTGGCAGGCCCCCCGACATCTGCATCCCAAGACAGGAAGGGGAACCCAGAAGACCAGGCCACTGACACCCCCAAAACAGCCACTAGTCCCCAAAGGAATCCCATTACATCTGCCCCTGGAGCTACCGGGACACCATCAACCACTGTTTCCATCccgaccaccaccaccattcaaaCAAACACTAACACACCGGTTGcgaccaccacaaccaccattcAACCAGCgactaccacaaccaccactcaACCAGCGACCACTAGAAAACTTGAAACCTTGTCTGTTTTGACCACGTCTCCAACCACTGCACTGCAAAATGTCAACAGCACCACAGCTCCGACCAGCAAGGTGACTAGTGTGCCCAGACCCAAGCATCACATCAGCTGGACAGAGGGCCACTCAGAGGTTCCCTCGGCGACCCCTAAAGTCCCTG GCCTGTGCAAAGACACTTTGGCCACCATCTCTGACCCAGTGACCCATAATACCTACGGCCGGAAGGAAGGTGCCTGGATGAAGGACCCGAAGGGCAACGGAAATTTAATCTATGTCACCAACTACTACTATGGCAACAACCTACTGGAATTCCGCGACATGGACACCTTCAAAAAAG GACGCTTCACCAATTCCTACAAGCTGCCGTACAACTGGATCGGCACGGGCCACGTCGTATACAACGGAGCCTTCTACTACAACCGGGCCTTCTCCCGTGACATCATCAAGTTTGACTTGCGTCTACGCTACGTTGCGGCCTGGACAACGCTGCACGACGCAGtgtttgaggaggaggaggactccTCCTGGAGGTGGCGAGGACACTCGGACATCGACTTTGGGGTGGACGAGAGCGGCCTGTGGTTGGTGTACCCTGCGCTGGACGAGGAGGGCTTCCACCAGGAAGTAATCATGCTAAACCGTGTGAACCCGGCTGACCTCAGCCTCCAGAGTACGTTCAGAACAGGCCTGAGGAGACACTTCTACGGAAACTCCTTTGTCATCTGTGGCGTCCTGTACGCGGTGGACAACTATGAGCGTATCCACGCCAATATATCCTACGCCtttgacacgcacacacacacccaaatgaTCCCCAGATTACCGTTCACGAACAACTACACGTACACGACACAAATCGACTACAACCCCAAGGACAAAAAGCTGTATGCATGGGACAACGGTCACCAGGTGACATACGATGTTATATTTGCATATTAA
- the olfml2bb gene encoding olfactomedin-like protein 2B isoform X3, with the protein MMMSRLQLLLLLWCAIDLTWAPVASSDVMENSLTDVHDGIKEQLEQTEGPLLDDEMDNQENVLTQLLGDYDKVKTLSEGSDCRCKCIVRPLSRSACRRIEEGAAKAEDFYTVETVTSGPNCKKCACIAPPSALNPCEGDYRFKKLQEAGKDDIKLSTIMELLEGAFYGMDLLKLHSVTTKLLRRVDNIETTFSRNHTEKEKVSVRSRSSEENEREKERRAQQRMEKRKRLTELEPSLQKDTAAAYTNTEKYEERYVGAKGQGATRPMLKRSQPEDREEPQWPLKGKVGPNGMVIRGVTFYKANTVDDGAAEELTAEEALSGDGSMDLLIDDQLLRPTQPRPVAGPPTSASQDRKGNPEDQATDTPKTATSPQRNPITSAPGATGTPSTTVSIPTTTTIQTNTNTPVATTTTTIQPATTTTTTQPATTRKLETLSVLTTSPTTALQNVNSTTAPTSKVTSVPRPKHHISWTEGHSEVPSATPKVPGLCKDTLATISDPVTHNTYGRKEGAWMKDPKGNGNLIYVTNYYYGNNLLEFRDMDTFKKGRFTNSYKLPYNWIGTGHVVYNGAFYYNRAFSRDIIKFDLRLRYVAAWTTLHDAVFEEEEDSSWRWRGHSDIDFGVDESGLWLVYPALDEEGFHQEVIMLNRVNPADLSLQSTFRTGLRRHFYGNSFVICGVLYAVDNYERIHANISYAFDTHTHTQMIPRLPFTNNYTYTTQIDYNPKDKKLYAWDNGHQVTYDVIFAY; encoded by the exons ATGATGATGTCTAGGTTGCAGCTATTGCTCCTGTTGTGGTGCGCCATCGACCTCACTTGGGCACCAGTCGCATCCAGCGATGTGATGGAGAACTCTTTGACAGATGTCCATGATGGAATTAAAGAGCAACTAGAACAGACCGAGGGACCACTTCTGGATGATGAGATGGACAACCAGGAGAACGTTTTAACTCAG CTGCTGGGGgattatgacaaagtgaaaacgctGTCCGAAGGCTCTGACTGTCGCTGTAAATGTATTGTCAGACCCCTGAGCAGAAGTGCCTGCAGGCGGATAGAGGAGGGTGCAGCAAAGGCCGAGGACTTTTACACCGTGGAGACTGTGACATCGGGGCCTAACTGTAAAAAGTGTGCGTGTATAGCCCCGCCCTCTGCTCTGAATCCCTGCGAGGGAGATTACAGGTTCAAGAAGCTGCAGGAGGCGGGGAAAGATGACATCAAG CTCTCAACAATAATGGAGTTGCTGGAGGGAGCGTTTTACGGGATGGATCTGTTAAAGTTACACTCAGTTACAACTAAACTTCTCAGGAGGGTTGACAATATAGAAACG ACCTTTTCTCGTAACCACACGGAGAAGGAGAAAGTGAGTGTAAGGAGCCGCTCTagtgaggagaatgagagagaaaaggagagaagagcACAGCAGAGGATGGAAAAGAGAAAACGTCTAACTGAGCTGGAGCCGTCCCTGCAGAAGGATACGGCTGCAGCCTATACTAACACAGAG AAGTATGAGGAGCGCTACGTGGGGGCCAAGGGCCAGGGGGCCACCAGGCCCATGCTGAAGAGGAGCCAgccagaggacagggaggagccCCAGTGGCCCCTGAAAGGCAAGGTGGGGCCCAACGGCATGGTCATCAGAGGGGTGACCTTCTACAAGGCCAACACAGTGGACGATGGAGCCGCTGAAGAGCTCA CAGCAGAGGAAGCCCTGAGCGGTGATGGTTCCATGGACCTGCTCATCGATGACCAGCTACTGAGACCCACCCAGCCCAGGCCTGTGGCAGGCCCCCCGACATCTGCATCCCAAGACAGGAAGGGGAACCCAGAAGACCAGGCCACTGACACCCCCAAAACAGCCACTAGTCCCCAAAGGAATCCCATTACATCTGCCCCTGGAGCTACCGGGACACCATCAACCACTGTTTCCATCccgaccaccaccaccattcaaaCAAACACTAACACACCGGTTGcgaccaccacaaccaccattcAACCAGCgactaccacaaccaccactcaACCAGCGACCACTAGAAAACTTGAAACCTTGTCTGTTTTGACCACGTCTCCAACCACTGCACTGCAAAATGTCAACAGCACCACAGCTCCGACCAGCAAGGTGACTAGTGTGCCCAGACCCAAGCATCACATCAGCTGGACAGAGGGCCACTCAGAGGTTCCCTCGGCGACCCCTAAAGTCCCTG GCCTGTGCAAAGACACTTTGGCCACCATCTCTGACCCAGTGACCCATAATACCTACGGCCGGAAGGAAGGTGCCTGGATGAAGGACCCGAAGGGCAACGGAAATTTAATCTATGTCACCAACTACTACTATGGCAACAACCTACTGGAATTCCGCGACATGGACACCTTCAAAAAAG GACGCTTCACCAATTCCTACAAGCTGCCGTACAACTGGATCGGCACGGGCCACGTCGTATACAACGGAGCCTTCTACTACAACCGGGCCTTCTCCCGTGACATCATCAAGTTTGACTTGCGTCTACGCTACGTTGCGGCCTGGACAACGCTGCACGACGCAGtgtttgaggaggaggaggactccTCCTGGAGGTGGCGAGGACACTCGGACATCGACTTTGGGGTGGACGAGAGCGGCCTGTGGTTGGTGTACCCTGCGCTGGACGAGGAGGGCTTCCACCAGGAAGTAATCATGCTAAACCGTGTGAACCCGGCTGACCTCAGCCTCCAGAGTACGTTCAGAACAGGCCTGAGGAGACACTTCTACGGAAACTCCTTTGTCATCTGTGGCGTCCTGTACGCGGTGGACAACTATGAGCGTATCCACGCCAATATATCCTACGCCtttgacacgcacacacacacccaaatgaTCCCCAGATTACCGTTCACGAACAACTACACGTACACGACACAAATCGACTACAACCCCAAGGACAAAAAGCTGTATGCATGGGACAACGGTCACCAGGTGACATACGATGTTATATTTGCATATTAA
- the olfml2bb gene encoding olfactomedin-like protein 2B isoform X1, translating into MMMSRLQLLLLLWCAIDLTWAPVASSDVMENSLTDVHDGIKEQLEQTEGPLLDDEMDNQENVLTQLLGDYDKVKTLSEGSDCRCKCIVRPLSRSACRRIEEGAAKAEDFYTVETVTSGPNCKKCACIAPPSALNPCEGDYRFKKLQEAGKDDIKLSTIMELLEGAFYGMDLLKLHSVTTKLLRRVDNIETTFSRNHTEKEKVSVRSRSSEENEREKERRAQQRMEKRKRLTELEPSLQKDTAAAYTNTEKKYEERYVGAKGQGATRPMLKRSQPEDREEPQWPLKGKVGPNGMVIRGVTFYKANTVDDGAAEELTAEEALSGDGSMDLLIDDQLLRPTQPRPVAGPPTSASQDRKGNPEDQATDTPKTATSPQRNPITSAPGATGTPSTTVSIPTTTTIQTNTNTPVATTTTTIQPATTTTTTQPATTRKLETLSVLTTSPTTALQNVNSTTAPTSKVTSVPRPKHHISWTEGHSEVPSATPKVPGLCKDTLATISDPVTHNTYGRKEGAWMKDPKGNGNLIYVTNYYYGNNLLEFRDMDTFKKGRFTNSYKLPYNWIGTGHVVYNGAFYYNRAFSRDIIKFDLRLRYVAAWTTLHDAVFEEEEDSSWRWRGHSDIDFGVDESGLWLVYPALDEEGFHQEVIMLNRVNPADLSLQSTFRTGLRRHFYGNSFVICGVLYAVDNYERIHANISYAFDTHTHTQMIPRLPFTNNYTYTTQIDYNPKDKKLYAWDNGHQVTYDVIFAY; encoded by the exons ATGATGATGTCTAGGTTGCAGCTATTGCTCCTGTTGTGGTGCGCCATCGACCTCACTTGGGCACCAGTCGCATCCAGCGATGTGATGGAGAACTCTTTGACAGATGTCCATGATGGAATTAAAGAGCAACTAGAACAGACCGAGGGACCACTTCTGGATGATGAGATGGACAACCAGGAGAACGTTTTAACTCAG CTGCTGGGGgattatgacaaagtgaaaacgctGTCCGAAGGCTCTGACTGTCGCTGTAAATGTATTGTCAGACCCCTGAGCAGAAGTGCCTGCAGGCGGATAGAGGAGGGTGCAGCAAAGGCCGAGGACTTTTACACCGTGGAGACTGTGACATCGGGGCCTAACTGTAAAAAGTGTGCGTGTATAGCCCCGCCCTCTGCTCTGAATCCCTGCGAGGGAGATTACAGGTTCAAGAAGCTGCAGGAGGCGGGGAAAGATGACATCAAG CTCTCAACAATAATGGAGTTGCTGGAGGGAGCGTTTTACGGGATGGATCTGTTAAAGTTACACTCAGTTACAACTAAACTTCTCAGGAGGGTTGACAATATAGAAACG ACCTTTTCTCGTAACCACACGGAGAAGGAGAAAGTGAGTGTAAGGAGCCGCTCTagtgaggagaatgagagagaaaaggagagaagagcACAGCAGAGGATGGAAAAGAGAAAACGTCTAACTGAGCTGGAGCCGTCCCTGCAGAAGGATACGGCTGCAGCCTATACTAACACAGAG AAGAAGTATGAGGAGCGCTACGTGGGGGCCAAGGGCCAGGGGGCCACCAGGCCCATGCTGAAGAGGAGCCAgccagaggacagggaggagccCCAGTGGCCCCTGAAAGGCAAGGTGGGGCCCAACGGCATGGTCATCAGAGGGGTGACCTTCTACAAGGCCAACACAGTGGACGATGGAGCCGCTGAAGAGCTCA CAGCAGAGGAAGCCCTGAGCGGTGATGGTTCCATGGACCTGCTCATCGATGACCAGCTACTGAGACCCACCCAGCCCAGGCCTGTGGCAGGCCCCCCGACATCTGCATCCCAAGACAGGAAGGGGAACCCAGAAGACCAGGCCACTGACACCCCCAAAACAGCCACTAGTCCCCAAAGGAATCCCATTACATCTGCCCCTGGAGCTACCGGGACACCATCAACCACTGTTTCCATCccgaccaccaccaccattcaaaCAAACACTAACACACCGGTTGcgaccaccacaaccaccattcAACCAGCgactaccacaaccaccactcaACCAGCGACCACTAGAAAACTTGAAACCTTGTCTGTTTTGACCACGTCTCCAACCACTGCACTGCAAAATGTCAACAGCACCACAGCTCCGACCAGCAAGGTGACTAGTGTGCCCAGACCCAAGCATCACATCAGCTGGACAGAGGGCCACTCAGAGGTTCCCTCGGCGACCCCTAAAGTCCCTG GCCTGTGCAAAGACACTTTGGCCACCATCTCTGACCCAGTGACCCATAATACCTACGGCCGGAAGGAAGGTGCCTGGATGAAGGACCCGAAGGGCAACGGAAATTTAATCTATGTCACCAACTACTACTATGGCAACAACCTACTGGAATTCCGCGACATGGACACCTTCAAAAAAG GACGCTTCACCAATTCCTACAAGCTGCCGTACAACTGGATCGGCACGGGCCACGTCGTATACAACGGAGCCTTCTACTACAACCGGGCCTTCTCCCGTGACATCATCAAGTTTGACTTGCGTCTACGCTACGTTGCGGCCTGGACAACGCTGCACGACGCAGtgtttgaggaggaggaggactccTCCTGGAGGTGGCGAGGACACTCGGACATCGACTTTGGGGTGGACGAGAGCGGCCTGTGGTTGGTGTACCCTGCGCTGGACGAGGAGGGCTTCCACCAGGAAGTAATCATGCTAAACCGTGTGAACCCGGCTGACCTCAGCCTCCAGAGTACGTTCAGAACAGGCCTGAGGAGACACTTCTACGGAAACTCCTTTGTCATCTGTGGCGTCCTGTACGCGGTGGACAACTATGAGCGTATCCACGCCAATATATCCTACGCCtttgacacgcacacacacacccaaatgaTCCCCAGATTACCGTTCACGAACAACTACACGTACACGACACAAATCGACTACAACCCCAAGGACAAAAAGCTGTATGCATGGGACAACGGTCACCAGGTGACATACGATGTTATATTTGCATATTAA